The following coding sequences are from one Eucalyptus grandis isolate ANBG69807.140 chromosome 11, ASM1654582v1, whole genome shotgun sequence window:
- the LOC120285853 gene encoding DExH-box ATP-dependent RNA helicase DExH8-like, with amino-acid sequence MEHSEGTSTMASPPSPASSSSSSCSSSHSSQFPPLPIMALRETIVEKILENRVTLIVGETGCGKSSQVPQFLLERNIYPVICAQPSRFAVVAMARMVAKARNCELGEEVAYHVDHLKNISSSSKIAFKTVGVLLNEIREKGLNALDYKAIILDEVHERSVESDLLLIYVKQFLLENNNLRVVLMSATADIAKYRDYFGDIARDEKVEVVAIPNSNQQTIYQRRVLYLEQVTKLLGISSDSESLSVKYCNGESPSTAKADIEPEVHGLIRDLIMYIHENEPDIEKSILIFLPSYRSRVQQWHLLKSLSSLFKVILHNSIDTEQALLDMKIWKSRRKIILAVQGAESSVTIPEVAFIIDLCRSLQVYWDSNRKCEILGLQWVSKSQAEQRRGRTGRTCDGEIYRLVTQSFFSDLEDYECPSILRLPLQQQILLMCCAEQEAINDPRVLLQKALDPPDPDAVQDALDLLVHIGALQPSHRGRLEPTFYGRLLVSFSLSFDASLLIIKFGEVGLLHEGILLGVLLDTQPLPIIHFFGEDDLFSKDIGSYFSRDTNRPPIGPLKEVILMANLCAFKFWQRIFKDKSRTEHLNRVLQFDDIKATEKTVLETEEEWCIFHNLARPSLNHVAVKYEDVLSSLHRFRPNFLGTSDGFPSYYCPRDFQHKCLLECLPNEDEDEDADAAGLDDEDLNISVDTRECVTRPFVAPNDFKTKNVADKLTAVVKEIKGHYFGLAPSDQRQSSSESRLSVDKWGKLCRHFLKGSCNRGSNCSFSHSFQAKKPSCKFFISLKGCRNGDSCSFSHDLGTSFSSVTKPSSCMPENGNADPALLIRLFPFADDGNILILDDINFHFTSNIARSYDPLRMVATTHLLESSISDPSLTDVKIMWGLHHPYQTIIGKSAESQVLWKSVKCILWFPDFEICGYGENLEGQRSFLKNFFKYLAIRILADALCEVPVILTMNNLRFSKLQVEKLGRSCFFFLTESFPFAEQSFGELADVVPTEKLMEVSKPISYVFRMYPPADIESNDFQAAIQKCLHDVQ; translated from the exons ATGGAGCACTCGGAAGGGACTTCGACAATGGCGAGTCCTCCTTCTCCGgcgtcgtcatcgtcatcgtcgtGTAGCTCCTCGCATTCCTCTCAGTTTCCTCCCCTCCCGATCATGGCCCTCCGCGAGACAATCGTCGAGAAGATCCTCGAGAATCGCGTCACCCTCATCGTCGGCGAAACCGGAtgcg GGAAGAGCTCTCAAGTGCCTCAGTTTCTGCTAGAGAGAAACATCTATCCTGTAATATGTGCACAACCTAGCAGATTTGCAGTAGTAGCCATGGCTAGAATGGTTGCAAAAGCCCGTAATTGTGAGTTGGGCGAGGAAGTTGCATATCATGTCGATCATTTAAAGAATATATCATCCAG CTCAAAGATTGCCTTCAAAACTGTGGGagttttgttaaatgaaatacGTGAGAAGGGTCTGAATGCGCTTGATTACAAGGCTATCATACTAGATGAAGTGCATGAAAGATCTGTAGAGTCCGATCTCCTTCTTATCTATGTGAAGCAGTTTCTCCTAGAGAACAACAACCTCAG GGTGGTATTAATGTCTGCAACAGCCGATATTGCAAAGTATAGGGACTACTTTGGAGATATTGCTAGGGATGAAAAAGTAGAGGTGGTTGCCATTCCTAACTCCAACCAGCAAACCATTTATCAAAGAAGAGTTTTATATCTTGAGCAG GTAACCAAATTGCTTGGAATAAGTTCAGACTCAGAATCATTGTCAGTGAAATATTGCAATGGGGAAAGCCCTTCAACAGCCAAGGCAGATATTGAACCTGAAGTCCACGGACTCATTCGTGATCTAATAATGTATATACACGAAAACGAGCCAGACATTGAAAAAAGCATCTTAATTTTTCTGCCATCATACCGTTCACGGGTGCAGCAATGGCATCTTTTGAAGTCCTTAAGTTCATTGTTCAAAGTCATTTTGCATAACAGTATAGACACAGAACAAGCTTTGTTGGATATGAAGATCTGGAAGTCCCGCCGTAAG ATAATATTAGCTGTACAAGGTGCCGAGTCATCAGTGACAATTCCGGAAGTAGCTTTTATAATCGATTTGTGTCGATCATTACAAGTTTACTGGGACAGTAATAGGAAATGTGAAATCTTGGGGCTCCAGTGGGTATCCAAATCTCAG GCTGAGCAACGAAGAGGAAGAACCGGTCGGACCTGTGATGGAGAGATTTATAGATTGGTAACTCAATCATTTTTCAGTGATCTAGAGGATTACGAGTGTCCGTCTATTCTGAGATTACCACTGCAACAGCAAATACTTCTAATGTGTTGTGCTGAACAAGAGGCCATTAATGATCCCAGAG TGTTGTTGCAGAAGGCTTTAGACCCTCCTGATCCTGATGCTGTTCAGGATGCATTAGATTTGCTAGTTCATATTGGTGCACTCCAGCCATCTCATAGAGGGAGGCTTGAGCCAACATTCTATGGACGTCTGCTTGTCAGTTTCTCTCTGTCTTTTGATGCATCTCTGCTCATAATTAAGTTTGGGGAGGTTGGATTGCTGCATGAGGGCATTCTTCTTGGTGTATTGCTGGATACGCAACCTCTAcccatcatccatttttttgggGAGGATGATTTG TTTTCAAAGGACATTGGCAGCTACTTTAGCAGAGATACTAACAGACCCCCAATCGGTCCTCTAAAGGAGGTGATCTTAATGGCGAACTTGTGTGCCTTTAAGTTTTGGCAGCGCATTTTCAAG GACAAGTCTCGCACTGAGCATTTAAATCGAGTTCTACAATTTGATGACATAAAAGCTACAGAGAAGACGGTGCTGGAGACCGAAGAAGAATGGTGCATCTTTCATAATCTTGCTCGGCCATCACTAAATCATGTTGCTGTAAAAT ATGAAGATGTCCTGAGTTCATTGCATCGATTTCGGCCCAACTTCCTTGGTACATCTGATGGTTTTCCTTCTTATTACTGTCCTCGTGACTTCCAacacaaatgccttcttgagtGTCTGccaaatgaagatgaagatgaagatgcagATGCAGCTGGCCTAGATGATGAAGACCTCAATATATCTGTTGACACCAGGGAATGTGTTACTAGACCATTTGTTGCCCCAAATGACTTCAAGACAAAAAATGTGGCTGACAAATTGACAGCTGTTGTGAAAGAG ATAAAAGGTCATTACTTTGGATTGGCACCCAGTGATCAACGCCAGAGTTCTTCTGAGAGTCGTTTGTCTGTTGACAAATGGGGTAAATTATGTAGACATTTTCTAAAAGGATCTTGCAACAGGGGCAGCAATTGCTCGTTTTCTCATTCATTCCAAGCAAAAAAACCTTCGTGCAAATTCTTCATCTCTTTAAAG GGTTGTCGAAATGGCGATTCATGTTCCTTCTCTCATGATCTGGGCACGTCATTTTCATCAGTCACTAAGCCAAGTTCATGCATGCCAGAAAATGGCAATGCTGATCCGGCCCTACTTATTCGGTTATTTCCTTTTGCTGATGATGGGAATATTCTTATCTTGGATGACATCAACTTCCATTTTACCTCCAACATTGCCCGGAGTTATGATCCCTTAAGAATGGTTGCCACCACACATCTCCTGGAATCCTCCATATCTGATCCGTCATTGACTGATGTCAAGATCATGTGGGGACTCCATCACCCGTACCAAACCATCATAGGGAAATCTGCAGAGAGTCAAGTTCTGTGGAAGTCAGTGAAATGCATCTTGTGGTTTCCTGATTTTGAAATTTGCGGATATGGAGAAAATTTGGAGGGACAGAGAAGTTTCCTGAAGAACTTCTTTAAGTATCTGGCAATTCGGATACTTGCTGACGCTTTATGTGAAGTGCCGGTCATTCTTACCATGAATAACCTTAGGTTCTCAAAACTGCAG GTGGAGAAGCTGGGAAGgagctgcttcttcttcctcaccgAGTCATTTCCTTTCGCCGAGCAGAGCTTTGGGGAATTGGCGGATGTCGTTCCCACCGAGAAACTGATGGAGGTTTCCAAGCCCATCTCATATGTTTTTCGCATGTATCCTCCCGCAGACATCGAGTCCAATGATTTCCAAGCCGCGATTCAAAAATGTCTGCATGATGTGCAGTGA